The sequence TGGCGTACCCGGCGCAGGGCAACCCGGCGTGGCCCGGGCAACCCCAGCCATGACCGGCGGCACCGAGCGACGCCGGCCCGCGCCGGCCGGTGATCCGTGCGGCGCGGGCCGTGCGGGCACGGTGGAGGGGGCGCGGTCGTGAGCCAGCCCGTGCCGGCGCCGCCGGCGGAGGCGGCACGCTCCGAGGCCGTGCTCGCCCGCCTGCAGCTGCTGGTCACCCGGAAACTGGACGGCCTGCTGCAGGGCGACTACGTCGGCCTGCTGCCCGGCCCGGGCACCGAGGCCGGCGAGTCCCGGGAGTACCGCCCCGGCGACGACGTGCGCCGGATGGACTGGCCGGTCACCGCGCGCACCACGCTGCCGCACGTGCGGCGCACGGTGGCCGACCGCGAGCTGGAGACGTGGCTGGCCGTGGACCTGTCGGCCAGCCTCGACTTCGGCACGGCCAGGTGGCTCAAGCGCGACCTGGTGATCGCCGCGGCCACCGCGGTCACCCACCTCACCGCCCGCGGCGGCAACCGGATCGGCGCGGTGGTCGGCACCGGCTCCGGCGTACCGGAAAGCGCGCAAGCCCCGGGCCGGTGGCGCCGCAAGGCGGCGACGGCGGCCGTGGCGGACGCGGCCGGCCCGTCGGTGGTGCGGATGCCGGCGCGGCCGGGCCGCAAGGAGGCGCAGGGCCTGCTGCGGGCCATCGCGCGCACCGCGATCCGGCCCGGGCGCACCGACCTGGGCGCCCTGATCGACATGCTGAACCGGCCGCCGCGGCGGCGCGGTGTGGCCGTGGTGATCTCCGACTTCCTGGCTCCGGTGGAGAGCTGGGCGCGGCCGGTGCGCAAACTCGCGGTGCGCCACGACGTGCTGGCCGTCGAGGTGCTCGACCCGCGTGAGCTGGAGCTGCCCGACGTGGGGGTGCTGACCCTGGCCGACCCGGAGTCCGGCGAGCTGCACGAGGTGCAGACCGCCGACCCGCGGCTGCGGCAGCGCTACGCGGCCGCGGCGAGCGAGCAGCGCGCCGCGATCGCCCGGGCGTTGCGCGCGGCCGGCGCGTCCCACCTACGGCTGCGCACCGACACCGACTGGCTGCTGGACATGGTCCGCTTCGTGGCCGCCCAACGACACGCACGCACCCGGGGGACCACTCGATGATCCGTTTCCTGGCTCCGTGGTGGCTGCTCACGCTGCTGCCCGTCCTCGCCGTCGCCGGCGCCTACGTGTGGCGGCAGCTGCACCGGCGGTCGTACGCGATGCGGTTCACCAACGTCGACCTGCTGCGCACCCTGGCCCCCCGGGGCCTGGGCTGGCGGCGGCACGTGTCGGCGGCCGCGTTCCTGCTGATGATGGCGGCTCTGGCGTTCTCCACCGCGCGCCCCTCGGTCGACACCGAGCAGCCGCTGGAACGCGCCACCGTGATGCTCGCCATCGACGTGTCGCTGTCGATGCAGGCCGACGACGTGGCGCCGACCCGGATCGAGGCGGCGCAGGAGGCGGCCAAGGCGTTCGTCGACGAGCTGCCGCCCACCTACAACCTGGGCCTGGTGTCGTTCGCCAAGGCGGCGAACGTACTCGTCGCGCCGACCAAGGACCGGGCCGAGGTGCTGGCCGGGATCGACGCTCTGTCGCTGGCCGAGGCGACCGCGACCGGTGAGGCGGTGTTCACCTCGCTGGACGCGATCCGTTCGGTGCCGGCCGACGGCGCGGACGGCGCGCCACCGGCCCGGATCGTGCTGCTCTCGGACGGGTACCGGACGTCCGGCCGGTCGATCGAGGACGCGGCCACCGCGGCGGCCGGGGCCAACGTGCCGGTCAGCACCATCGCCTTCGGCACCGACACCGGCGTGGTGGACATCCGCGGCCAGCTGCAGCGGGTGCCGGTGGACCGGCTGTCGCTGCAGGAGCTGGCCGAGCGGACGAAGGGCTACTTCTACGAGGCGGCCTCGGTCAGCGAGCTGAAGAAGGTCTACGAGGACATGGGCAGCTCGATCGGGCACCGGACGCAGCCGCGCGAGGTCACCCAGTGGTACGCGGCGACCGCGCTGCTGCTGGCCCTGATCGGCGCCGCGACGAGTCTGCTGTGGACCTCACGGCTGCCGTGACCGGCAGGTCAGGGAGTGTTGTGCGAGGCCAGGACGAACAGCAGGACGACCCACGCGGACAGGACGGTGAAGCCGAGGGGCGCGATGAGGTTCTTCATGGTGGAGCCACCTTCCGCATCGTGACTGAGCGAATCTGCGAAATGCGCAGGTCACGTCGCGGCCATGCCCGGACCCGGTGTCGCGGCGCACACGACACGGCCGGTCGACGTCCTGCGGGCAGGCAGGATCGGACCGGTGGGCGCGGGTGGGAGATCTGGTCAGCGGTCAGAAACGCTGACGAGCGTCCCGGCCACGACTAGGAGGATCGCTATCTCGCACAGCGATCACCTCCGCGAAGTCGATGGGGCCGGGAACCGTGCAGGAGCGTACCTCTTAAGTATCGCTTAAGAAACTCAGGACACCCACAGGTGGCGCGGAACACCTGGACGTGTCACTCGCCGGCCGCGACCAGCCCGGTCTCGTAGGCGAACACCACCGCCTGCGCCCGGTCGCGCAGCGCCAGCTTGGTCAGCACCCGCCCGACGTGCGTCTTCACCGTCTGCTCGGCGACCACCAGATCGGCGGCGATCTCCTGATTGGACCGTCCCCGCGCGATCAACCGCAGCACCTCGGTCTCGCGCGGGGTGAGCGCGGTCAGCGCCACCGGGCGGGGCCGGTCGCGCTGCGGACGGGCGGCGAACTCGGCGATCAGCCGGCGCGTCACCGACGGGGCGAGCAGCGCCTCGCCGGCCGCCACCACGCGGACCGCCTGCACCAGGTCGGCGGCCGGGGCGTCCTTGAGCAGGAAGCCGCTGGCCCCGGCGCGCAGCGCCTCGTAGACGTAGTCGTCCAGGTCGAAGGTGGTCAGGATGAGCACCTTGGGACCGCCGGCCAGCCGGCGGGTGGCCTCCAGCCCGTCCATCACCGGCATCCGCACGTCCATCAGCACGACGTCCGGATCGAGCCGGCGGGCCGCGGCGACGGCGGCCGCGCCGTCCGCCGCGTCGCCGACCACCAGCAGGTCGGGCTGCGCGGCCAGCAGGGCGCCGAATCCCTGCCGGACCATCGCCTGGTCGTCCGCGATCAACACCCTGATCATCACGCCTCCGGCTGTCGCGGGATCCGGGCCAGCACCTGGTAGCCGCCGGCGCCGTCCGGTCCCGCGGTCAGCTCGCCGCCGAGCAGGGCCACCCTCTCACGCATCCCGATCAAGCCGTGCCCCGGCCTGCGGCCCGGCTCCGGCGTGCCGGTCAGCGCGTTGTGCACGCACAGTTCCAGGCGGTCGCCGTCGGCGCGGGCGACCAGCCGCACCGGGCCGCCGGGCGCGTGCCGGGCCGCGTTGGCCAGGGCCTCCTGCGCGATCCGGTACGCCGCCAGCCCGGCCGCCTCGCCGATGCCGTCGAGTTCCGGCAGCTGCCCGGTGACCGGCAGCCCGGCCCGGCGCGCCGTGCTCACCAGCTCGGCGATCTGCGGGTAGCCCGGCTGCGGCTCGCGCTCGGCCGCCTGGCTCTCCGAGCGCAGCACGCCGAGCAGCCGGCGCATGTCGGCCAGCGCCTCCCGGGCGGCGCCGGCGATCGCGGACAGCTCCTGTCCGGTCCGCTCGTCCAGCCCGGCCAGGCGGTACGGCGCGGTCTCCGCCTGCACCGCGATCATCGACATGTGGTGCGCCACCACGTCGTGCATCTCCCGGGCGATCCGGGTGCGTTCCTCCAGCACCGCCCGGCGGGAGCGCTCCAGCTCGTTCAACTCGTTGAGCTCGGTCTGTGCGGCGAGCAACTCCCGGGTGCGGCGGCGGCGCGTCAGGATGTTGCCGAGCGCCGCGACCGCGATCACCAGGACGGCCGCGCCCCAGGAGTTCTCCGGCCGGGCGAAGAGGAACAGCGGGACCAGGCCGAGGCCGGTGGCCCAGAGCGTGACCGGGGACTCCTGGGTCGCGGCGAGCCGGCCCAGGACGACCAGGGTGCCCAGGATCTGCGCGGTGTTCCACGGCCAGGGCTCCCGCGGGCTGTGGAACAGCACCCCGATGAACAGCATCGGGTACGCCATCCGCCAGGCCAGCACCGGACGGCGCGCGGCGACGAGCACCGGCAGGACCGAGCCGGCCGCGATGAGGACGGCCAGGGCCGGGACCACTCCGCGCTCGTCCATCAGGTACGCCCCGGTGGCCATCCCGATCGCGACGAGCCCGAAGAACAGCAGCGGCACGGCATAGACCGGCAGCCGGCGCCGCAGTCGTGGCCTGGGTGTCTCCCTTTTGAACGTTAGGTAAGTCAACGGCCCCATCACCGTATTGACCGCCCCGGGGCCGATAGTCTCCATTCCCAGCAGGCTAACGAGGAGCGGCAGCCCTGTCGTGACCCTGCGGTACCTCATACCGGGGTATGACTCGATCTCACGAAGGAGAGCGCTGTGCCTCGCACCGTGTTGGTGACCGGCGGAAACCGCGGCATCGGCCTGGCCATCGCCCGGGCGTTCGCCGAACAGGGCGACCGGGTGGCGATCACCCACCGCGGCTCGGGCGCCCCCGACGGCCTGTTCGGCGTGCAGTGCGACATCACCGACTCGGCGGCGGTCGACGCCGCGTTCGGCACCGTGGAGAACGAGCTCGGCCCGGTCGAGGTCCTGGTCGCCAACGCCGGCATCACCGACGACACGCTGCTGCTGCGGATGAGCGAGGAGCAGTTCGAGCGGGTCCTGGACACGAACCTGACCGGCGCGTTCCGGGTCGCCAAGCGGGCCAGCGCCAAGATGCTGCGCAACAAGTGGGGCCGGTTGATCTTCATCTCGTCGGTGATCGGCCTGTACGGCGGACCCGGCCAGGTGAACTACGCCGCGTCGAAGGCCGGTCTGGTCGGTATGGCCCGTAGCATCACGCGGGAGCTGGGCAGTCGCAACATCACCGCGAACGTGGTGGCGCCCGGCTTCATCGAGACCGAGATGACCGATGTCTTGCCGGAGTCGCGCAAGGCGGAAATCATCAAAGCCGTCCCGGCCGGTCGGCTCGCCACTCCCGACGAGGTCGCCGCCGCGGTGACCTTCCTGGCGAGCGACAGCGCGGCGTACATCTCGGGCGCCGTGCTCCCCGTCGACGGGGGCCTCGGCATGGGGCACTAGTCCGCCCCGGCCTGCACATCGAGTTGTCGAGAATTCCTTCAGGAGAGAATGTTGTCTGGACTGCTGGCCGGAAAACGGCTGCTGGTCACCGGTGTGATCACCGACGCCTCGATCGCCTTCTCGGTGGCGAAGCTGGCCCAGGAGAACGGCGCTCAGGTCGTGCTCACCGGCTTCGGCCGGCTGTCGCTGGTGGAGCGGATCGCCAAGCGGCTGCCGGAGGCCGCCCCGGTCATCGAGCTGGACGTGACGAATCAGGAACACCTGGACGCCCTGGCCGACCGGGTGCGTGAGCACGTCGACGGGCTGGACGGTGTGGTCCACTCGATCGGCTTCGCCCCGCAGAGCTGCCTCGGCGGCGGGTTCCTGGACGCGCCGTGGGCGGACGTCGCGACGGCGCTGCAGGTGTCGACGTATTCCTACAAGTCGCTCGCGACGGCGGCGCTGCCGCTGATGGGCGCCGGCGGGTCGGTCGTCGGGCTCACCTTCGACGCGACCAAGGCGTGGCCGGTCTACGACTGGATGGGCGTGGCCAAGGCCGGGCTGGAGTCGGCCAACCGCTACCTCGCGCTGCACCTGGGCAAGCGCGGCATCCGCAGCAACCTGGTCTCGGCCGGGCCGCTGCGCACCATGGCCGCCAAGTCGATCCCGGGCTTCCAGCAGTTCGAGGACGCCTGGTCGGAGCGCGCGCCGCTGGGCTGGGACCTCAACGACCAGGAGCCGGCCGCCCGCGCGGTCTGCGCCCTGCTGTCCGACTGGTTCCCGGCCACGACCGGCGAGATGGTGCACGTGGACGGCGGCTACCACGCGCTGGGAGCCTGACCGCTCCCGCACGCCGGGTCCGGCCGGGGGCCGGGCCGCGTGACGCCGCCGACACGTCGCCGGTTACCGGAGGCCGGGGAACACCCCCGGTGGCAGGATGGGCGCGTGGTTTACGACGCCTTCGTCCTGCTCTCCTTCGGCGGGCCAGAGAAGCCTGATGACGTGATGCCGTTCCTGCGCAACGTGGTGCGCGGGCGCGGCGTGCCGGACGAGCGCCTCGCCGAGGTGTACGAGCACTACATGCACTTCGGCGGGGTCTCCCCGATCAACCAGCAGTGCCGCGATCTGCTGGCCGCGGTGGAGTCCGACTTCGCCGCGCACGGCATCGGGTTGCCGGCGTACTGGGGCAACCGCAACTGGCACCCGATGCTGGCCGACACCGTGGCGCGGATGCGCGACGACGGTGTCGAGCACGCGCTCGGCTTCGCCACCAGCGCGTACGGCGGCTACTCCTCCTGCCGGCAGTACTGGGAGGACATCGCCGCCGCGCGCCAGCACGTCGGCCCCCGGGCGCCGCGGATCAGCAAGCTGCGGCAGTTCCACGACCACCCGGGCTTCGTGGAGCCGCACGCCGACGCGGTGCGTACCGCGCTGGCCACCCTGGACCCGGCCCGCCGGGGCACCACCCGGCTGGTCTTCACCGCGCACTCCATCCCGCTGAGCATGGCCCGCACCGCGGGCCCGACCGGCGGCCGCTACACCGCCCAGCTGGAGGAGACCGCCCGGCTGGTCCGGGCCGCCGCGGCGGCCGACGACCTGGGGTACGACCTGGTCTGGCAGAGCCGCTCCGGCCCGCCGCAGATCCCGTGGCTGGAGCCGGACATCAACGACCACCTGGAGGTGCTCGCCGAGAAGGGGGTCACCGACGTGGTGCTCAGTCCGATCGGTTTCGTCTCCGACCACCTCGAGGTGATCTGGGACCTGGACAACGAGGCCAGGGACACCGCCGCCCGGCTCGGTCTCGGGTTCGCCCGGGCCGCCACGCCCGGCGTCCACCCGCGCTTCGTCGCCATGGTGCGCGAGCTCGTCGAGGAGCGGCTGGGTGATCAACCGCACACCGGGCTGGGTACGCTCCCGACCTGGGACGTCTGCCCGACGGACTGCTGCACCCCTCCGCCCCGCCCCGCGACGCGACCTGGAGCCGCGCAATGAAGGAACGCAAAGCGATCGAGAGCTGGCTCACCGACATGGACGGCGTGCTCGTCCACGAGGGTGAGCCGGTGCCCGGCGCACCCGAGTTCGTCAACCGGATGAAGGCGTCCGGCAAGCCGTTCCTGATCCTCACCAACAACTCCATCTACACGCCGCGTGACCTGCAGGCCCGCCTGGCCCGGATGGGCTTCGAGGTGGACGAGCACTCGATCTGGACGGCCGCGCTGGCCACCGCGCAGTTCCTGGCCGACCAGCGTCCGGGCGGCACCGCGTACGTGATCGGTGAGGCCGGCCTGACCACCGCGATGCACGCGGCCGGCTACGTGCTGACCGAGTTCGACCCGGACTACGTGGTGCTCGGCGAGACGCGCACCTACAGCTTCGAGGCGATCACCAAGGCGATCCGGCTGATCAACGGTGGCGCCCGGTTCATCTGCACCAACCCGGACGCGACCGGACCCTCCAACGAGGGGCTGCTCCCGGCGGCCGGCTCGGTGGCCGCGATGATCTCCAAGGCGACCGGGGTGAAGCCGTACTTCGTCGGCAAGCCGAACCCGATGATGATGCGCTCGGCGTTGAACGCGATCGGCGCGCACAGCGAGACCACCGCGATGATCGGCGACCGGATGGACACCGACGTGCTGTGCGGGCTGGAGGCCGGACTGGAGACGATCCTGGTGCTGACCGGGATCAGCAGCCGGATGGAGAGCGAGACGTACCCGTACCGCCCGTCCCGCATCGTCAACTCGGTCGCCGACCTGATCGACGAGATCTGAGCCGGGTCCGGAGCGAACCGCCGGCCGCCTGATCACCGCACGCGCGATCGGGTGGCCGGTCGTCCCGGTCGCCACCCGGCCCCGACCAGCACGATCAGCGCTGCCGGCACCCCGGCCAGCGCCGCCAGCCGCGGGCCGCCGCCCCGGCGCCACCACAGCACCGGCAATCCGGCGTACCGGATCCGCAGCCGGCCCACGCCGGTCACCGCGCCCGCCGGGACCGGGGTGGCATCCGCCACCGCGTTCGCGTCGCCCTTGGTGATCAGCCGGCCGTCCGGCGCGACCCGGGCGACCCGGTGCAGCACCGCCCGCCCCGGCCGGTCCGGACTCCGGAACCGGATCACCGACCCGGCCCGGATCCGCTGCCCGGTCAGCGGCGCGGTGATCACCACGTCGCCGGCCTCGACGGCCGGGCGCATCGACCCGCTGATCACGACCGACAACGACCACCCCGACAGCAGCGCGACCAGGGCGGTGAGCGCCAGCGCGCCGACGGCCGCGGGCAGTGCCCGTTGCCGGGCCGGGGGCAGTGCCCGTTGCCGGGCCGGGGGCAGTGCCCGTTGCCGGGCCGCGGGCAGTGCCCGTTGCCGGGCCGGGGGCAGTGCCCGTTGCCGGGCCGGGGGCAGTGCCCGTTGCCGGGCCGGGGGCAGTGCCCGTTGCCGGGCCGCGGGCAGTGCCCGTTGCCGGGCCGCGGGCAGTGCCCGCCGCACGGCCGCGCGCAAGGTTTGCCGTCCGGCCGCGAATACGGCCGACCGCCCGGCCGTGGGCCGTGGTCGTCGCTCGGCCGCGGGCAGCGCCCGCCACCCGGCGGAACCGGTCACGTCCTACGGTTCGGCAGCGGCCGGCCCGGGCTGAACGGCTCCCGGCGCCCGGCGGCGGCGCGCCCCTGCAGTAGGGTCGCTGCCGTGCCGGCGAGCGAAGAGTCGTACCTGGAACAGTCGCGGGAGCCGGTCCCCACCGGTCCGGGCGAGGTGGTCGCCGCCGCCTGGGTGTGCGTGCGCGAACGGCGGGTCCTGGTGGTCCGGGCGCACCGCTCCGACGCGTTCTACCTGCCCGGGGGCAAGCCCGAGCCGGGGGAGACGCACGCCGCGGCGGCCGCCCGGGAGGCCGAGGAGGAGGTCGGCGTCGTGCTGGACGCGGGGCGGCTGCGCCATTTCCGTACGATCGAGGCCCCCGCGCACAACCGCCCCGCCGGCACCCGGGTCCGTCTGGTCTGCTATCTCGGCGAGCCCGCCGTCGCGGACGCCGCTCCGGCACCGGCCAACGAGATCGCCGAGCTGGCCTGGTTCGCCTCGGCCGACGCCGCGCGCTGCGCCCCGGCGATCCGCCTGCTCCTCGACGAGCTGGTCCGGGTCGACCTGATCGACTAGGGCGGCGTCACCGTGGCGCCGGTCAGGACGACGACGCCGTTCGGGTTGCCGCATCGGACCCGGATCGTCAGCCGCTCCGCCCCGCCGACGCCCCCGGTCAGCGGCTTGGCGCTGGTCACCGTGGCGCTCTGCTGCCGTCCGGCCTCAGCGGTGGTCAGGTCCCCGGTCTTGCGCCGGGTGCCGGTGACGGCGAAGACGTAGGTCGCCGCGGCGGTGTCGGTGCCGGCCGGGTAGTAGGGGTGCACGTCGGCCCGGAAGTCCAGGTAGCGGCCGCGGAGCAGCCAGGTGACCTCGCGCGTCAGGTCGCCGGTCTGGTTCGACGGGCAGGAGATGGCGATGGGCCGGTCCTTGAATCCGGGTCTGTCGCGCACCGCCGGCGGCACCGGTGCCAGGTTCGCGTGGCCCGCGGCCACGTCGAGGGCGTCCAGGGGCGTGCCGGACGGGTTCCCGGCCCCGGGCGCCACGGTGGCAGCGGCCGTCGGCCCGGCCGTAGGGGAGGAGGTGACCGGGGGGACGGCGACCGGCGCGGGCGAGGGATCCGGCGATTGGGGCCACTGCCAGGCCGCGAGTGCGATCACCGCACTGACCACACCGGCCACCATCGAGGCCACGGCGACCACATCTCGCCGCTTGCGCCTGTCGCCGGGCGCGGGCGTGTCGTCGGGGGGAGGAGTCGTGCTCACCGTTGTGCCGCCTGCCGGGTAGTCGCCGGTTTAGGAGGCGCCACCATACATCGATCGGCGTCCCGAAATGCCACGTCGTCGCGGATGACGGATATTCGACAGATGGATCGAGGCTGGTAGGCGCTATGGTGCCGTCCACCTCCCCATATTGATCAGTCTTTGTTGATCAAACCCTCATTGAACGAAGAGGATGCGATAAGTGTGAGCCACGATAATCCGTTACCGCAGGATCCGCCGACCGGCACCCCACCGGCCAAGGCGCAGAAGGGAGCGGGCCGGGGGCGCTCCGGCTGGACCGCGGTCCTGGCCGGGCTCGCGCTGCTGCTCGCCGCCGTGGCGGTGGTGCTCTCCTGGCACGCCAACAGCGTCGCCGGGGACGCCGCCGCGCGGGCCGACAAGCTGGCCGCGAGGGCGGCGCCACCCAGTGGGCCGGCGGTCACCGTGCCACCGCCCGACCCGGTACAGAGCACCACCGCGCCGGTGGACCCGGGGCAGCCGTCCGAGTCCGCGGAGGGGTCGCCGCCGCCGCTCGGCCCCGAGACGCAGTTCGACCAGTTCTACATCGAGACCGCTCTCGAGATTCCCGGTCCCTGCAACGGCGCCGTGTACATCGATCTGGATAAGCCGCGGGTGCAGGTCGACCCGGCGATCGCCGAGCTGAGTTACCACAACCCGTGCACCGCCGGAAACACCCCCTACCTCACCCTGCAGCCGGGTGTCGAAGGTACCTCCTACGACTCGGAGGCGGTCAAACCGTCCGACTGCGTGACGCGGATCGCGGTCAGGCCCCTGGCCAAGGAGGGACGGCTGCCGGCCGTGCAGGGCGACGTGTACTGCCTGCTCACCTCGGACAGCGATGCGCAGCGGATCGGCATCCCTCGCAAGATGGTGGTCGTCTCGGTGACCGGCCTGGGGAAGGCCGATGCGCTGGCGCTGCAGGCCACCGCCTGGAACATTCCGCGCTGATCGGGGCGGCGGCCGGTCGGCGCCGGGACGCGTCAGGCGGCCCGGCGGATCTCGGTGAACCAGCGGTTCGCCACCTGGGTGTGCAGGCTGAAACCGAGCTCCGTCGGGCCGTGGAGCACCTCGAGCCCGAGCGCCTCGTCCGGCGGTGGCACCGTCGGCAGTCCCGAGCCGTCCGCGAGGCGGGGGAACAGGCCGAAGACGAGCAGGGTGCCGTCCGGCGCGCTGAGGGTGTCGAAAAGGCGTACCTCGTCGGGGTCGGCCTTGATGCCGGTCTCCTCGCCCAGCTCCCGCGCCGCCGCGGCCTGCCAGGTCTCGCCCAGCTCGATGAACCCGCCGGGCAGCGCCAGCCGGCCCTCCGCCGGCGCAATGCCGCGCCGCACCACCAGCAGGCCGGAACCGATCGGTTGCAGGGCTACCGCCACCGGGGCCGGATTGCGGTACGTCGTCTCCCCGCACGCCGCGCAGCGGCGCGGCCAGGCCTGCCCCGGGGTGAACCGCGCCCCGCAGAACGTGCAGTGCGCGTGCCGGTCCGGCGTCACGGGCGCAGCGGGGAGTTGCAGGCGGCCACCAGGGCCTGCCGGCACGCCGCGGTGAGCGGGCGCAGCGCCTCGTCGCGCTGCTGCGCCTCGTAACCGTTGACCGCGCCGCCCGGAGCGTTCGTCTCGGCGAGCGCCAGCACCTGGTCGAGCACGCTGGCCCGGGCGAACAGCCGCCGGGCCCGCGGGTCGAAGCCGGGTGGCAGGGTGGCCGTGCTCTCCGGGCGGCGCAGCGCCTGCAACGCGCCGGCCAGCTCGGGTTTCCACTGCGCCACGTCCAGCTTGGTGAGGCGGGTGGTGGCCTCGCCGAGCGCCGCGGTCAGCTGCGCCTCGGCCTCGGCCGCGCCCATCTGGAAGACCGGGCGGTGCTCCGGGGCGGGCAGCACCCGCCAGAGCAGGGTCTCGAATTCCACACCGGAGCCGGAGGTGTGCCGGCGCACCTCGGGGACCACGCCGAAGCCCGGGGTGATGATCGCCTCACCGGCCAGCAGCGCCGCGCCGGTCAGCGGGCCCGGACCGGGCAGGCCGCGCGGGTCGCCGGGCACCGGCAGCACCAGCCGGATGTCGTCCGGATGCAGTTTCGCGAACAGCGGGAGGCCCTGCCCGAGCGGCACGTCGGTCCAGGTGCCGGGG is a genomic window of Actinoplanes teichomyceticus ATCC 31121 containing:
- a CDS encoding DUF58 domain-containing protein; its protein translation is MSQPVPAPPAEAARSEAVLARLQLLVTRKLDGLLQGDYVGLLPGPGTEAGESREYRPGDDVRRMDWPVTARTTLPHVRRTVADRELETWLAVDLSASLDFGTARWLKRDLVIAAATAVTHLTARGGNRIGAVVGTGSGVPESAQAPGRWRRKAATAAVADAAGPSVVRMPARPGRKEAQGLLRAIARTAIRPGRTDLGALIDMLNRPPRRRGVAVVISDFLAPVESWARPVRKLAVRHDVLAVEVLDPRELELPDVGVLTLADPESGELHEVQTADPRLRQRYAAAASEQRAAIARALRAAGASHLRLRTDTDWLLDMVRFVAAQRHARTRGTTR
- a CDS encoding VWA domain-containing protein, which produces MIRFLAPWWLLTLLPVLAVAGAYVWRQLHRRSYAMRFTNVDLLRTLAPRGLGWRRHVSAAAFLLMMAALAFSTARPSVDTEQPLERATVMLAIDVSLSMQADDVAPTRIEAAQEAAKAFVDELPPTYNLGLVSFAKAANVLVAPTKDRAEVLAGIDALSLAEATATGEAVFTSLDAIRSVPADGADGAPPARIVLLSDGYRTSGRSIEDAATAAAGANVPVSTIAFGTDTGVVDIRGQLQRVPVDRLSLQELAERTKGYFYEAASVSELKKVYEDMGSSIGHRTQPREVTQWYAATALLLALIGAATSLLWTSRLP
- a CDS encoding response regulator is translated as MIRVLIADDQAMVRQGFGALLAAQPDLLVVGDAADGAAAVAAARRLDPDVVLMDVRMPVMDGLEATRRLAGGPKVLILTTFDLDDYVYEALRAGASGFLLKDAPAADLVQAVRVVAAGEALLAPSVTRRLIAEFAARPQRDRPRPVALTALTPRETEVLRLIARGRSNQEIAADLVVAEQTVKTHVGRVLTKLALRDRAQAVVFAYETGLVAAGE
- a CDS encoding sensor histidine kinase, with the protein product MGPLTYLTFKRETPRPRLRRRLPVYAVPLLFFGLVAIGMATGAYLMDERGVVPALAVLIAAGSVLPVLVAARRPVLAWRMAYPMLFIGVLFHSPREPWPWNTAQILGTLVVLGRLAATQESPVTLWATGLGLVPLFLFARPENSWGAAVLVIAVAALGNILTRRRRTRELLAAQTELNELNELERSRRAVLEERTRIAREMHDVVAHHMSMIAVQAETAPYRLAGLDERTGQELSAIAGAAREALADMRRLLGVLRSESQAAEREPQPGYPQIAELVSTARRAGLPVTGQLPELDGIGEAAGLAAYRIAQEALANAARHAPGGPVRLVARADGDRLELCVHNALTGTPEPGRRPGHGLIGMRERVALLGGELTAGPDGAGGYQVLARIPRQPEA
- a CDS encoding beta-ketoacyl-ACP reductase; amino-acid sequence: MPRTVLVTGGNRGIGLAIARAFAEQGDRVAITHRGSGAPDGLFGVQCDITDSAAVDAAFGTVENELGPVEVLVANAGITDDTLLLRMSEEQFERVLDTNLTGAFRVAKRASAKMLRNKWGRLIFISSVIGLYGGPGQVNYAASKAGLVGMARSITRELGSRNITANVVAPGFIETEMTDVLPESRKAEIIKAVPAGRLATPDEVAAAVTFLASDSAAYISGAVLPVDGGLGMGH
- the fabI gene encoding enoyl-ACP reductase FabI, which produces MSGLLAGKRLLVTGVITDASIAFSVAKLAQENGAQVVLTGFGRLSLVERIAKRLPEAAPVIELDVTNQEHLDALADRVREHVDGLDGVVHSIGFAPQSCLGGGFLDAPWADVATALQVSTYSYKSLATAALPLMGAGGSVVGLTFDATKAWPVYDWMGVAKAGLESANRYLALHLGKRGIRSNLVSAGPLRTMAAKSIPGFQQFEDAWSERAPLGWDLNDQEPAARAVCALLSDWFPATTGEMVHVDGGYHALGA
- a CDS encoding ferrochelatase; protein product: MVYDAFVLLSFGGPEKPDDVMPFLRNVVRGRGVPDERLAEVYEHYMHFGGVSPINQQCRDLLAAVESDFAAHGIGLPAYWGNRNWHPMLADTVARMRDDGVEHALGFATSAYGGYSSCRQYWEDIAAARQHVGPRAPRISKLRQFHDHPGFVEPHADAVRTALATLDPARRGTTRLVFTAHSIPLSMARTAGPTGGRYTAQLEETARLVRAAAAADDLGYDLVWQSRSGPPQIPWLEPDINDHLEVLAEKGVTDVVLSPIGFVSDHLEVIWDLDNEARDTAARLGLGFARAATPGVHPRFVAMVRELVEERLGDQPHTGLGTLPTWDVCPTDCCTPPPRPATRPGAAQ
- a CDS encoding HAD-IIA family hydrolase — protein: MGRLPDGLLHPSAPPRDATWSRAMKERKAIESWLTDMDGVLVHEGEPVPGAPEFVNRMKASGKPFLILTNNSIYTPRDLQARLARMGFEVDEHSIWTAALATAQFLADQRPGGTAYVIGEAGLTTAMHAAGYVLTEFDPDYVVLGETRTYSFEAITKAIRLINGGARFICTNPDATGPSNEGLLPAAGSVAAMISKATGVKPYFVGKPNPMMMRSALNAIGAHSETTAMIGDRMDTDVLCGLEAGLETILVLTGISSRMESETYPYRPSRIVNSVADLIDEI
- a CDS encoding signal peptidase I, translating into MRRALPAARQRALPAARQRALPPARQRALPPARQRALPPARQRALPAARQRALPPARQRALPPARQRALPAAVGALALTALVALLSGWSLSVVISGSMRPAVEAGDVVITAPLTGQRIRAGSVIRFRSPDRPGRAVLHRVARVAPDGRLITKGDANAVADATPVPAGAVTGVGRLRIRYAGLPVLWWRRGGGPRLAALAGVPAALIVLVGAGWRPGRPATRSRVR
- a CDS encoding NUDIX domain-containing protein, which gives rise to MPASEESYLEQSREPVPTGPGEVVAAAWVCVRERRVLVVRAHRSDAFYLPGGKPEPGETHAAAAAREAEEEVGVVLDAGRLRHFRTIEAPAHNRPAGTRVRLVCYLGEPAVADAAPAPANEIAELAWFASADAARCAPAIRLLLDELVRVDLID
- a CDS encoding NUDIX domain-containing protein — translated: MTPDRHAHCTFCGARFTPGQAWPRRCAACGETTYRNPAPVAVALQPIGSGLLVVRRGIAPAEGRLALPGGFIELGETWQAAAARELGEETGIKADPDEVRLFDTLSAPDGTLLVFGLFPRLADGSGLPTVPPPDEALGLEVLHGPTELGFSLHTQVANRWFTEIRRAA